The proteins below are encoded in one region of Apium graveolens cultivar Ventura chromosome 4, ASM990537v1, whole genome shotgun sequence:
- the LOC141718489 gene encoding putative mitochondrial protein AtMg00860, with amino-acid sequence MVSKRGIEANPDKIKAILDMEPPKTIKDVQKLTRRVAALGRFISKSGDKCLPFFKSLKKIKDFIWTDEIQEAFEGLKKYMVQAPLLAKPDLNETLYLYLAVSENALSAVFVKEELESRNPYNMPVRFCMKLN; translated from the coding sequence atggtctctaagagaggaattgaggcaaATCCTGATAAGATAAAGGCCATTTTGGACATGGAACCTCCAaagactatcaaagatgttcaaaagctcaccaGAAGGGTTGCTGCCTTGGGACGATTTATCTCCAAATCTGGAGACAAGTGTCTGCCTTTCTTTAAATccctgaagaaaataaaagattttataTGGACTGATGAAATCCAAGAAGCATTTGAAGGTTTGAAGAAATACATGGTTCAAGCCCCGTTATTGGCCAAACCAGACCTGAACGAGACTTTGTACTTATatttggccgtttcagaaaatgcaTTGAGCGCGGTGTTTGTTAAGGAGGAATTAgagtccagaaacccatataaTATGCCAGTAAGATTTTGCATGAAGCTCAATTAA